CTAAATGATTCAACTATGCATTCAATCATTATAACTAAATTGTTTATATAAATGTACAAACCTCTTGGCAAGATTCTTTGGCAGATTGAGCAATATTGCTTGCCTTGTCCATCATATTGCTTCCCTTCTCCTAAATCAACAACAACTTAACATCAAATAACCACACTACAATAATTTTATACATATATAGTAAATAAGATTAATATAGGTAACCTGAGCTTGTCCTGTGACTTGGCCTGCTTGTTGGCTTATATTTTGAGATTGATTCATCTTTGATTTCTcttttaggattttgaaaaaataatgaaGGTAACAAAAAACACTACTTTTCTTGGTGAATGTGATTCATAATTGTGTGGAGTATATATAGTTTTTCATATTTGTATGGAGAATGACACATGTAATTATATGCACCATTTATTAAAGATGCTTTTATTTAGGCTTAAGACTAGGAATTTAGTACAATTGTTTTAAATTGACTATTATTAAAATAATCCTACTAAAGATAGAAAGTACACTATCATTCaatattttaatgttttaaaaaataaaataaaaatgtaatagtACTAATTTTTGAATATACCAATTTTACTATAACATAAACTTCATTTTGAATTAGGCTTATTCATTAATTTTATTGGTTGGTAAACATGACGAGGTGTCCACCACTTGTTTCTTTAACATGAGACATGAGCACTTTGAGCCATTGCATTAATACTTAGTATGCTTCAATGAAGCCACTGTTAAAGTGGTGAATTTAAACCAAAAAAAATGTTTGTATAAGCTTTTTCAGAATGTGTTAAAGGTCAAACACTTTAATGAATCTCTAGCTCAAAAACACATTGATTCAATGGAGAAGATAATGGAAAGAATAAAATTTTATGTAACAGATAGGCAAGGGCCTGAGATGCCAAATAAAGAAGCACTGGtggtaatgatttttttttggacaTTTAGGGTGCGTTtgttttagattaaaaaaaatagattttttaacaaaaaaatttagTGATTTTTTTTTAGAGATTTTTAAAAATAGTAGAAGCTAATTTGCGTTTGTTTCCTatcataaaaatcaatttttaaaaaaaatgatttttcttttgtttgtctACTTAAatatgaaaatgatttttttaattataaattactaaAAAGGGCATAAATTAGTATTTATAGCTATAAATAAATGATTATACATGATTATGGATTAATAATtatacataattttaaaaaatatttctgttaatttagaattaaaaaataataatgtttttcaataacaaatatatatatatatatatatatatatatatatatatatatatatatatatatatatatatatatatatatatatatatatatatatatatatatatatatatatatatatatatatatatatatatatatatatatatatatatatatataacaaatatataaaaataaaactacaTCTTCTAAAAGTctcattctaatttttttaaactcatcaaacataaaaataaaaccatatttttttaaagtctcattctaaatttattttaaagttgtcaaacataaaaataaaactattgtcGTTGTCGCCTCATGTTTCTTGGTAGTTGATCTCTGATGGTGTTTCTTATTTCTTCAATATATCTAACATCAGCTTGAGTTGGAGCTTGCCATTCACCATTAGTAGGTACACTATTTCCATTTGCATCTCCTTCATTGAAATCTTGCTCATTATCTTGTAAACCATTGATGTTCTCTAAACTTTCAAGAATATCCAAGTCACTTGAGTCTGTTCTTCTTAAAAAGTTATGAAGTGCAAAACACGCCCAAATAATAGCCATTTGAGTTTGAAGCTTGAAATTAGGCATTTCTTGTAATACTTTCCATCTTGCTTTTACCACACCAAAAGTTCTTTCAATCACACTTCTCAAACTAGAATGATAATAATTAAAAGTTTCATTTCTTGATCTGAATCCTGGAGCAAGTCTAAAATGTGCTAGATGATACCTTGCATTCTTGTATGGTGCTAAGAAGCCTTTAAGTGACGGATATCCTGAATCTACAAGATAGTATTTGCCTATgtatataaacaaaatatatcagaCAAGAATATcaaaatgtttattattattcAAACTATGTATATAAACGAACtaagaatataaaaatatttattttcctatgtatattaacaaaatatatcaaccaagaatataaatatatttgaattaCCAAAAACTGACCTTCTGGAGGATAAGGAAATCGCAAATCAGGTTTACGAAGAGTATCCATAAGAATTTTTGCATCATGAACAGATCCTTCCCATCCACACAATGCAAAAGTAAAGCACATATTGAAGTCACACACGGCCATCACATTAGTACTTGTATGTCCTTTCCTATTGAAAAATGGTTTTTGTTTCTCTATTGGGACGCGTATTTTAATGTGTGTGCCATCTATTGCCCCAATACAGTCTTTGAAGTAAGGCCAATATCGATCATCACCTCTATTATATTGAGAAGAGTCAATAAGCTCAACAGGTTTAATGACTTTTTTCCCCAACTTGCATACAGCTTCTAAAACTTTGTTGAAATGTTTATGAATGGTTTCACTAGAATGTTGAAACCGCTCTTGGGCATTTCTATATGAGGAAGGTTGCCCTATCATATACAAGAATATCCCAACACTTTCCTCTACTCCAATGTGTTTAGCAGGTGTCAGTCCATAATTATTAGTTAACTCATATACCAAATGCCGAAAGACTTGTTTCCTCATTCGAAGTTGCTCAAAAAACCTGTTATCATTTCCTGTTATCAATTCTGTGTACCATCTATGACCGGAGAGAATTGACGTAGTTTTCCTTTCTTTGACAATGTATTTCAAAACATGGTTTGTAACCATCAAAGCAGCCACCACCGTTGCAATATGATATCGCGTTCTATTAACCTGTTGGACTTCAATATCCATTTCAGAAGTAGTGTCACTTTCATATGAACTATCATCTGAACACTCGTCCAAACTCTCATCTGAGTTATCACCCATCCTGTTACACAAAAATGTAATATTATAAATGTTTAGATAGTTAAAAACTATGACACAATAAAGTAATAAAGTAAAAACACAAGAATTTCATTTAAGAATccaaaattaataataacataTCCATTTGGTATCAAAACCACAAAGTAATTGTGACAAATTCATATTACATCAAGCtaataaaaacataatagtttcataataaaaacataatagttCCAACTACTAATGGTTTTTTCTAAGAAGTATATGATCCTATCAACGATCACGTGCGTATTTTTTTTCGGGACAAGTGTCTATCCAATCAAGAGCCATATCAGCATTGGAGGTATTCATGAAGTAAGAAAATGCTGTCCTATTTTCTTTATTGGCAAGGATTCTAACAGCCTTAAAGTGTAAAGGTGATCCTTTTACCAAGGATGGGATTTCATccaacattttcaaacattttgcATAACTAACGTTGTCTTCTGGAAGTCCTTGTTGGCTTGGCCCAAACCCATCGAGTATACGATCAAGAGATCGTTGAAGTTTCTCTGTTGTCCCGATTTTCTCTCCTTTTCCTGAAATCTTTCTCTTTTTGGAAGAACTTGGTGTTGGGTTGGGTTGTACttcatttccaacatcaaagctatctccatctccttcatcctcAGTTATTGTGTTAGTCTCACGACCGTCTTCAAAAAGAGATGCTGATCCTTCACATGGTAATTGCTCTTCAAAAGGTTTGTAAAGGGCGAATCCAGTAGCTATGGCACCCTTGAAGCATTTATCTAGCAAGTCAATAAACTTAGGTCCTCCATGTTTCCATTTTAAAATATCTGGATCCtcctgaaaaataaataaacattcaaaaCAAATACCATAGAAAAATTCTTGCAAGTAATAAAATACTAGTATAGTATATAGTGACACAACCATACCTTACTCTTTTCAGCCCACCAATCATCGTCAGCCAAGATAGTTTTCTTTTCATGATCCCATCCTACTCCAGTTTGCTTATCCACTAACTTCACAAATGACGAAAACTCTCTTTTCAATGTATCCCATCTATTTTTAAGTTGAGTGCGATCATAAGCATATCCAGTTTTCTTTTGAAATTTTTCAGTAATATTCTTCCACCCTTCTTTACTAAAGTGGGTAGTTGGCCTATTACCCGCTTCTATTTCTTCAATGCAAATTTTCAGCAAAATTTCGGTTTTACTGTCATCCCCCCATTTTGCAACAACTTTCCCATCCTTCTCTAAACTTTTCACATCTTTTTTAGATGCCATTCTAGTCATCAAATACAATAtcaaaaatataacataaaaataaataccaAAGAACATCATAATGAACTTAGTAGCAAACTAGTGAACACAAAACATCAAACATCTTTGAAACTAGTTAACAGGGTAAGCACCAAAACAACTATAACACTGATTATACTAGAGTTGTAAGAAGAAAAAACTCATTTCCCTTGGCAGGTGCTGTAAGAATATTCtagagaaaacaacaataaccttTAATCATATGCTTGATACTTATTTTGGAGTTCAATAACCATATGCTTGATACTGATTTTGGAGTTCAATTTGTAAGTATccaaaatgaatgaaataaaataaacccattaatatttttcaaatccGTTAGCCACTTTATTTATATTCTTGTTCACTAATATTGGATCTGTACATTCATGCATATGTGAGTAATCTAACTATCAATCTTAATGACATCACATATATACTCATATAGTATATCTAACCATGTTATCATAATCCTAAAGATTATAATAGTATGCATGCAAAAAATGTCTTGAAAGAGAGTATGCATGAATTTTACATCTCACCAGTGTATTGTATAGGCTGTTAATATGTAATATTGGATTGGTGTACGCAGTATCTTTGCTAGAAACTCATAGTCATACACTTTTTTTCCTCTCCCCATATTTCTCCTATATGGAACACACAACTTGTACTTTGAATGTTAACTAATTATTTATCAACCAGCACCCTTATCCCTCTTAATTGTGTACCTTTTTCCCATCATTCACAATGTGTGGGGTAGGTACTTCCCT
The window above is part of the Vicia villosa cultivar HV-30 ecotype Madison, WI unplaced genomic scaffold, Vvil1.0 ctg.004374F_1_1, whole genome shotgun sequence genome. Proteins encoded here:
- the LOC131642011 gene encoding stress-induced protein KIN2-like — protein: MNQSQNISQQAGQVTGQAQEKGSNMMDKASNIAQSAKESCQEAGQQMKEKAQEAANAARSTYEAKK
- the LOC131642010 gene encoding uncharacterized protein LOC131642010 isoform X1 → MGDNSDESLDECSDDSSYESDTTSEMDIEVQQVNRTRYHIATVVAALMVTNHVLKYIVKERKTTSILSGHRWYTELITGNDNRFFEQLRMRKQVFRHLVYELTNNYGLTPAKHIGVEESVGIFLYMIGQPSSYRNAQERFQHSSETIHKHFNKVLEAVCKLGKKVIKPVELIDSSQYNRGDDRYWPYFKDCIGAIDGTHIKIRVPIEKQKPFFNRKGHTSTNVMAVCDFNMCFTFALCGWEGSVHDAKILMDTLRKPDLRFPYPPEGKYYLVDSGYPSLKGFLAPYKNARYHLAHFRLAPGFRSRNETFNYYHSSLRSVIERTFGVVKARWKVLQEMPNFKLQTQMAIIWACFALHNFLRRTDSSDLDILESLENINGLQDNEQDFNEGDANGNSVPTNGEWQAPTQADVRYIEEIRNTIRDQLPRNMRRQRQ
- the LOC131642010 gene encoding L10-interacting MYB domain-containing protein-like isoform X2 — its product is MASKKDVKSLEKDGKVVAKWGDDSKTEILLKICIEEIEAGNRPTTHFSKEGWKNITEKFQKKTGYAYDRTQLKNRWDTLKREFSSFVKLVDKQTGVGWDHEKKTILADDDWWAEKSKEDPDILKWKHGGPKFIDLLDKCFKGAIATGFALYKPFEEQLPCEGSASLFEDGRETNTITEDEGDGDSFDVGNEVQPNPTPSSSKKRKISGKGEKIGTTEKLQRSLDRILDGFGPSQQGLPEDNVSYAKCLKMLDEIPSLVKGSPLHFKAVRILANKENRTAFSYFMNTSNADMALDWIDTCPEKKYARDR